The proteins below come from a single uncultured Dethiosulfovibrio sp. genomic window:
- the moaA gene encoding GTP 3',8-cyclase MoaA, translating into MNGKSIDGGLGRILTYVRISVTDRCNFRCRYCMPESGVPQLDHSRIMTYEDMLFLCETLVSLGVRRVRLTGGEPFVRKGFVPFLGELRARLPQLSVAITTNGSLVEPFADELGKLQLDGISVSLDSLDEADFRDITRCGSLSDVLSGIRALRKYSDKVKLNTVLIKGFNDHQLGDLIDFARSERVLLRFIEFMPLDSSVWFQDSFMSVDHMIDRISDGGGWTREGPSLSPDSGPSVYYRNDRTGQRVGFIAAVSHHFCHSCNRLRITSDGEVRPCLFSSEGENLLPALRNRDREELVRSILLGALRKPDCWTDLAVGENHMSRIGG; encoded by the coding sequence TTGAACGGAAAGAGCATAGATGGAGGGCTAGGTCGTATTCTGACCTACGTCAGGATATCGGTTACCGACCGATGTAACTTTCGTTGCCGATACTGTATGCCCGAATCGGGAGTCCCTCAACTGGATCACAGCAGGATAATGACATACGAGGATATGCTGTTTCTATGCGAGACCCTGGTTTCCCTGGGGGTGAGGAGGGTCAGACTGACCGGAGGAGAGCCTTTCGTGAGGAAGGGGTTTGTTCCCTTTTTAGGGGAGCTTCGCGCCAGATTGCCCCAACTTTCGGTGGCCATAACCACCAATGGGTCTCTGGTGGAGCCTTTCGCTGATGAGCTCGGAAAGCTCCAACTGGACGGTATAAGCGTCAGTCTGGACAGCCTGGATGAGGCTGATTTCAGGGATATCACCCGATGTGGAAGCCTTTCGGACGTGTTGTCCGGGATAAGGGCGTTGAGAAAATACTCGGATAAGGTCAAGCTTAACACCGTCTTGATAAAAGGCTTTAACGATCACCAGCTAGGCGATCTTATCGATTTTGCCCGATCCGAAAGGGTCCTGTTGAGGTTTATAGAGTTTATGCCCCTCGATTCGTCGGTATGGTTTCAAGACTCCTTTATGTCCGTCGACCACATGATAGACAGGATCTCCGACGGAGGTGGTTGGACCAGAGAGGGGCCGTCGCTGTCGCCGGATTCGGGCCCTTCGGTCTATTACAGAAACGATAGAACCGGCCAGAGGGTTGGCTTTATAGCAGCGGTGTCCCATCATTTCTGCCATAGCTGTAACAGGCTGAGGATAACCTCCGACGGCGAGGTCCGGCCATGTCTCTTCAGCTCAGAGGGTGAAAACCTACTTCCTGCCCTCCGGAATAGGGATAGGGAAGAGCTGGTTAGGTCGATCCTCTTAGGTGCTTTGAGAAAGCCGGACTGCTGGACCGACTTGGCAGTCGGGGAAAATCACATGTCCAGAATAGGGGGATAA
- the moaCB gene encoding bifunctional molybdenum cofactor biosynthesis protein MoaC/MoaB, which produces MGFTHMDKEGHPWMVDVSDKERTERSATAEGWVIMSQEISRAVLERKNSKGDVLTVAEVAGVSAVKKASDMIPLCHHLRIDHCSVICQVKDKGVHITCKVKAGDVTGVEMEALTGVSVAALTVYDMCKAMDKGMEIEGIRLLEKTGGKSGDWVRTVSPPKEKELSSDLSVGILTVSDKGSVGERVDTSGPALARLAEGEGFSPEAFALVPDDRSAIAETLIDWTDNKDLCLILITGGTGLSPRDVTPEAVLSVADREVPGLGERMRGYSLAFTDRAVLSRALAATRGKTLILALPGSERGASQCFEGVKSVLRHGIDTLRGTTEDCGSSHP; this is translated from the coding sequence ATGGGCTTTACCCATATGGATAAAGAGGGCCATCCCTGGATGGTCGACGTGAGCGATAAAGAGAGGACCGAGAGGTCCGCCACCGCGGAGGGCTGGGTTATCATGTCCCAAGAGATCTCAAGGGCCGTCCTGGAGCGCAAAAACTCAAAGGGAGACGTCCTTACGGTCGCCGAGGTCGCAGGGGTCAGTGCGGTGAAGAAGGCCTCCGATATGATTCCTCTGTGTCATCATCTCAGGATAGATCACTGCTCGGTGATATGTCAGGTCAAAGACAAAGGGGTCCATATAACCTGTAAGGTCAAGGCGGGGGACGTTACCGGGGTGGAGATGGAGGCCCTGACCGGCGTATCGGTGGCGGCTCTGACGGTCTACGATATGTGCAAGGCTATGGACAAGGGCATGGAGATAGAGGGAATAAGGCTTCTTGAGAAAACCGGCGGAAAAAGCGGGGACTGGGTCCGAACGGTCTCTCCGCCGAAGGAAAAAGAGCTATCCTCCGATCTGTCCGTCGGTATCCTGACCGTGAGCGATAAGGGAAGCGTCGGAGAGAGGGTCGATACCTCCGGTCCCGCTCTGGCCCGTTTGGCCGAGGGGGAGGGCTTCTCCCCTGAGGCCTTTGCCTTAGTGCCTGACGACCGATCGGCCATAGCGGAGACCTTGATAGACTGGACCGACAACAAGGATCTCTGTCTGATCCTGATAACCGGCGGCACAGGCCTCTCCCCTAGAGACGTGACCCCCGAGGCGGTGTTGTCCGTTGCCGATAGGGAGGTTCCGGGCCTAGGTGAGAGGATGAGGGGGTACTCTTTGGCCTTCACAGACAGGGCGGTTCTCTCCAGGGCCCTGGCCGCTACCAGGGGAAAGACCCTGATCCTCGCCTTGCCCGGAAGCGAGAGAGGGGCCAGCCAGTGTTTCGAAGGGGTGAAGTCGGTTTTGAGACACGGCATAGACACCTTAAGAGGGACCACGGAGGACTGCGGTAGTTCCCATCCCTAG